The following coding sequences are from one Procambarus clarkii isolate CNS0578487 chromosome 86, FALCON_Pclarkii_2.0, whole genome shotgun sequence window:
- the LOC123767369 gene encoding NPC intracellular cholesterol transporter 2 homolog a yields the protein MVVTPSQATRLVVSTAAMLSSSIVLAALLGLTSATLVQDCGSTAEVTEVRITDCDIPPCILTRGEDIKVEIDFVNVKASSTLTTKVIGNIAGIDIPWAGVVPDACTSLTTGDCPLEENESVYYTADAPVLQEYPAVSVIVKWRLVDDNDETTVCFIVPAEVV from the exons ATGGTTGTCACACCCTCACAAGCGACTCGTCTAGTTGTGTCGACAGCAGCCATGCTTAGTTCCAGTATTGTACTAGCTGCCCTGCTGGGCCTTACCTCTGCCACTTTAGTCCAGGACTGTG GATCCACGGCAGAAGTTACAGAAGTGAGAATCACTGACTGCGACATTCCACCATGCATCCTCACGCGGGGCGAGGATATCAAAGTTGAAATAGACTTCGTCAATG TCAAAGCCTCCAGTACATTGACAACCAAAGTTATTGGCAACATTGCTGGCATAGACATCCCGTGGGCAGGCGTGGTGCCCGACGCCTGCACCAGCCTCACAACTGGTGACTGTCCACTAGAAGAAAACGAAAGTGTTTATTACACAGCAGATGCTCCGGTTCTTCAGGAATACCCAGCT GTGAGTGTCATCGTCAAATGGAGGTTGGTGGACGACAATGATGAAACTACTGTATGCTTCATTGTGCCGGCAGAGGTTGTATAA